TGTAGATAAGACGCCTGCCCAGATGATCGCGTACCAGCTGGGATGGATGAACTTGGTGATGGGTTGGGAGCGAAATGAACAGTTGGGACATGAATGTCATATGCCTGCACCGGGGTATAAATGGAACCAACTGGGGCCGTTAAATGAATCATTTTACGAAAAGTATTCAGGTTATACCCTGGAGGAGTTACGCTCTTTGTTTCGGGAGACAGAACAACAATGGCAGAACTGGATTGACTCGCTGAGCGAAGAGGAATTATTTGTACAAGGGATAAGACAGTGGACGGGGACCAAGCCCGGATGGGCTATGGTGAAGTGGATCCAGATTAATTCGGTAGCTCCTTTTAAATCCTTTCGGACCCGATTACGTAAATGGAAAAAAGGTCACTTAGCC
This Paenibacillus xylanexedens DNA region includes the following protein-coding sequences:
- a CDS encoding ClbS/DfsB family four-helix bundle protein — encoded protein: MPGVLYASKKELSETIRRTYELFEGEFNDIHNSDKDKWVEGVDKTPAQMIAYQLGWMNLVMGWERNEQLGHECHMPAPGYKWNQLGPLNESFYEKYSGYTLEELRSLFRETEQQWQNWIDSLSEEELFVQGIRQWTGTKPGWAMVKWIQINSVAPFKSFRTRLRKWKKGHLANMDEGSGDI